In Isoptericola jiangsuensis, the following proteins share a genomic window:
- the cimA gene encoding citramalate synthase: MVTAPFHVYDTTLRDGAQQEGMNLSVADKLAIAPLLDELGVGFIEGGWPGAIPKDTEFFRRATAELRLRHAVLAAFGSTRKAGVRAEDDPQVRALLDSGAPVVTLVSKSDVRHVERALRTTPAEGLAMIRDTVELLVREGRRVVVDAEHFFDGYRFDPAFTTEAVRVGFEAGAEVVALCDTNGGMLPSWVTDTVAELREALGLVHGREARAGDPLLGMHAHNDSGCAVANTLAAVDAGCAHVQGTVNGYGERTGNVDLVTVVANLALKSGIDTLAGDGLAEASRIAHAVAEITNISPYGRQPYVGASAFAHKAGLHASAIKVDPDLYQHIDPTAVGNDMRMLVSDMAGRASIELKGRELGFDLAGQGDLLTRVTNRVKASEARGYTFDAADASFELILREELTGRRPHYFRIESWRTIVETTGDAGNADRHDAEAVAEATVKLHAGGERIVVTGEGNGPVNALDQALRHALTRVYPAIEKFELIDFKVRILDAEHGTDATTRVLVETSDGEHTWSTVGVGPNIIEAAWEALIDAHVYGLLHAGVEAL, from the coding sequence ATGGTCACCGCCCCGTTCCACGTGTACGACACCACCCTGCGCGACGGTGCGCAGCAGGAGGGGATGAACCTCTCCGTCGCCGACAAGCTCGCCATCGCCCCGCTGCTGGACGAGCTGGGCGTCGGGTTCATCGAGGGCGGCTGGCCGGGCGCGATCCCGAAGGACACGGAGTTCTTCCGCCGGGCGACCGCGGAGCTGCGGCTGCGGCACGCGGTCCTCGCGGCGTTCGGGTCCACCCGCAAGGCGGGCGTGCGCGCCGAGGACGACCCGCAGGTGCGGGCGCTGCTCGACTCCGGCGCGCCCGTCGTGACGCTCGTGTCGAAGTCGGACGTGCGGCACGTCGAGCGCGCGCTGCGCACCACCCCCGCCGAAGGACTGGCGATGATCCGCGACACGGTCGAGCTGCTGGTGCGCGAGGGGCGGCGCGTCGTGGTGGACGCCGAGCACTTCTTCGACGGGTACCGGTTCGACCCCGCGTTCACCACGGAGGCGGTCCGCGTCGGCTTCGAGGCGGGGGCCGAGGTCGTGGCGCTGTGCGACACCAACGGGGGCATGCTGCCGTCCTGGGTGACCGACACGGTGGCGGAGCTGCGCGAGGCCCTCGGCCTCGTCCACGGGCGCGAGGCCCGCGCGGGCGACCCGCTGCTGGGCATGCACGCCCACAACGACTCCGGCTGCGCCGTGGCGAACACGCTCGCCGCGGTCGACGCCGGGTGCGCGCACGTGCAGGGCACCGTCAACGGGTACGGCGAGCGGACGGGCAACGTCGACCTCGTGACGGTCGTGGCCAACCTCGCCCTCAAGAGCGGCATCGACACGCTCGCGGGCGACGGCCTGGCGGAGGCGTCCCGCATCGCGCACGCCGTCGCCGAGATCACCAACATCTCCCCGTACGGTCGCCAGCCCTACGTGGGGGCCAGCGCGTTCGCGCACAAGGCCGGCCTGCACGCCAGCGCCATCAAGGTCGACCCCGACCTCTACCAGCACATCGACCCGACAGCGGTGGGCAACGACATGCGGATGCTGGTGTCCGACATGGCGGGCCGCGCGTCCATCGAGCTCAAGGGGCGCGAGCTGGGCTTCGACCTCGCCGGCCAGGGCGACCTGCTGACCCGCGTGACCAACCGGGTCAAGGCCTCGGAGGCCCGCGGGTACACGTTCGACGCCGCCGACGCGTCGTTCGAGCTGATCCTGCGCGAGGAGCTGACCGGGCGGCGGCCGCACTACTTCCGCATCGAGTCGTGGCGCACCATCGTCGAGACGACGGGTGACGCGGGCAACGCCGACCGCCACGACGCGGAGGCCGTGGCGGAGGCCACGGTGAAGCTCCACGCCGGCGGCGAGCGGATCGTCGTCACGGGGGAGGGCAACGGCCCGGTCAACGCCCTCGACCAGGCGCTGCGCCACGCGCTGACCCGCGTGTACCCGGCGATCGAGAAGTTCGAGCTCATCGACTTCAAGGTGCGGATCCTCGACGCCGAGCACGGCACGGACGCCACGACGCGGGTGCTGGTCGAGACCAGCGACGGGGAGCACACCTGGTCGACGGTGGGCGTGGGCCCGAACATCATCGAGGCCGCCTGGGAGGCGCTCATCGACGCGCACGTCTACGGCCTGCTGCACGCCGGGGTCGAGGCGCTCTGA
- a CDS encoding winged helix DNA-binding domain-containing protein codes for MPVRVSRAELGRTTLARQHLLRRPPAAERSAVEVVGDVGGLQAQHADMPYLGLAARRDGPVVDAVQDALTARSLVKATVMRSTLHLLPAGHWPSADVTSAEGRLASWRPSARRAGLDLTELNAAVREHCARPRTVDEVEAFAAALHPGVDAAAAIPGGVSRAWWRLASAGGGLVHVPPSGFWREHGEHRVVDGAAWFGAADRPSPDEARAGAVARYLRAFGPATRADVARGVGIRGKRPLAVALDRLELRTLAGPDGADLLDLAGLDVVPGDTAAPVRLLPRWDQLLVAFDDRTRLLDADVAAHVFRRNGDVLPTVWVDGRVVGTWSPAAPGDPVVQVTALRPLTGDARDAVEAEARRVLAATGQDAAAEVTWSDDGPGSVRAPR; via the coding sequence GTGCCCGTCAGGGTGAGTCGCGCCGAGCTCGGCCGGACGACGCTCGCCCGCCAGCACCTGCTGCGACGGCCGCCCGCCGCGGAGCGGTCGGCCGTCGAGGTCGTCGGCGACGTGGGCGGGCTGCAGGCCCAGCACGCCGACATGCCCTACCTCGGGCTGGCGGCCCGCCGGGACGGGCCCGTCGTCGACGCCGTGCAGGACGCCCTGACGGCGCGGTCGCTCGTCAAGGCGACGGTGATGCGTTCGACGCTGCACCTGCTGCCCGCCGGGCACTGGCCGTCGGCCGACGTGACGTCGGCCGAGGGCCGGCTCGCGTCCTGGCGGCCGAGCGCCCGCCGGGCGGGGCTGGACCTGACGGAGCTCAACGCCGCGGTGCGGGAGCACTGCGCCCGGCCGCGCACGGTCGACGAGGTGGAGGCGTTCGCGGCCGCGCTCCACCCGGGTGTCGACGCGGCGGCGGCGATCCCCGGCGGGGTGTCGCGCGCGTGGTGGCGCCTCGCGTCGGCCGGCGGGGGTCTGGTGCACGTGCCGCCGAGCGGGTTCTGGCGCGAGCACGGTGAGCACCGTGTGGTCGACGGGGCCGCCTGGTTCGGGGCGGCGGACCGACCGAGCCCTGACGAGGCGCGTGCCGGGGCGGTCGCGCGGTACCTGCGGGCGTTCGGTCCGGCGACCCGCGCGGACGTGGCCCGCGGCGTCGGCATCCGCGGGAAGCGTCCCCTGGCCGTGGCGCTGGACCGGCTGGAGCTGCGCACACTGGCCGGACCGGACGGCGCGGACCTGCTCGACCTGGCGGGCCTCGACGTCGTCCCCGGCGACACCGCCGCGCCGGTGCGGCTGCTGCCCCGCTGGGACCAGCTCCTCGTGGCGTTCGACGACCGGACCCGGTTGCTCGACGCCGACGTCGCCGCCCACGTGTTCCGGCGCAACGGCGACGTGCTGCCGACGGTCTGGGTCGACGGACGGGTCGTGGGCACGTGGTCCCCGGCCGCGCCGGGCGACCCGGTGGTGCAGGTGACGGCCCTGCGGCCCCTCACGGGTGACGCGCGGGACGCCGTCGAGGCGGAGGCCCGCCGCGTCCTGGCGGCGACCGGTCAGGACGCGGCGGCCGAGGTCACGTGGTCGGACGACGGACCAGGGTCCGTCCGAGCACCCCGCTGA
- a CDS encoding branched-chain amino acid aminotransferase, with the protein MTTTSSPILPTELEDLVELFDVSPTDTPTPDDEREAALASPRFGTVFTDHMARITWRKDTGWVDRRIEKYGPLQLDPATAVLHYAQEIFEGMKAYRHADGSVWTFRPDANAARFARSAHRLALPALSVDDFVGSIAALVRTDLAWVPGGEDSSLYLRPFMFASEPFLGVRPANEAEYLCIASPVGPYFAGGVKPVSIWVSQDYHRAAPGGTGDAKCGGNYAASLLPQTEAQENGCDQVCFLDSTTNTFLEELGGMNLFVVKADGTVHTPELTGSILEGITRSSILRLVADRGHDVVERRIPLAEVVDGLADGSITEIFACGTAAVVTPIGRLAGGTFDHQVGGGEPGELTMAIRSELTDIQYGRATDRHGWMRRLA; encoded by the coding sequence ATGACCACGACCTCGTCCCCCATCCTCCCGACCGAGCTCGAGGACCTCGTCGAGCTGTTCGACGTGTCCCCGACGGACACGCCGACGCCTGACGACGAGCGCGAGGCCGCGCTCGCCAGCCCGCGCTTCGGCACGGTGTTCACCGACCACATGGCCCGGATCACGTGGCGCAAGGACACGGGGTGGGTGGACCGCCGCATCGAGAAGTACGGTCCGCTCCAGCTCGACCCGGCGACCGCCGTCCTGCACTACGCGCAGGAGATCTTCGAGGGCATGAAGGCGTACCGGCACGCCGACGGCTCGGTGTGGACGTTCCGCCCGGACGCCAACGCCGCCCGGTTCGCGCGCTCGGCCCACCGGCTGGCGCTGCCCGCGCTGAGCGTCGACGACTTCGTCGGCTCGATCGCCGCGCTGGTGCGCACCGACCTCGCGTGGGTCCCGGGCGGGGAGGACTCCAGCCTGTACCTGCGGCCCTTCATGTTCGCCTCCGAGCCGTTCCTCGGCGTGCGGCCGGCGAACGAGGCCGAGTACCTCTGCATCGCCTCGCCGGTCGGGCCGTACTTCGCGGGCGGCGTGAAGCCGGTGTCGATCTGGGTGTCCCAGGACTACCACCGTGCCGCCCCGGGCGGCACGGGCGACGCGAAGTGCGGCGGCAACTACGCGGCCAGCCTGCTCCCGCAGACGGAGGCGCAGGAGAACGGCTGCGACCAGGTGTGCTTCCTCGACTCCACGACGAACACGTTCCTCGAGGAGCTCGGCGGGATGAACCTGTTCGTCGTCAAGGCGGACGGCACGGTGCACACGCCGGAGCTCACCGGCTCCATCCTGGAGGGCATCACCCGGTCGTCCATCCTGCGGCTGGTGGCGGACCGGGGCCACGACGTCGTCGAGCGGCGCATCCCGCTGGCGGAGGTCGTGGACGGCCTGGCCGACGGCAGCATCACCGAGATCTTCGCGTGCGGCACCGCCGCGGTCGTGACGCCGATCGGTCGGCTCGCGGGCGGCACGTTCGACCACCAGGTCGGCGGCGGCGAGCCCGGCGAGCTGACGATGGCGATCCGGTCCGAGCTCACCGACATCCAGTACGGGCGCGCCACCGACCGTCACGGCTGGATGCGCCGCCTGGCCTGA
- a CDS encoding 3-isopropylmalate dehydrogenase → MTRNIDLAVVAGDGIGTEVVEQGLAVLEAALAGSDVKVATTEFDLGARRWHATGETLADGDLERIREHDAILLGAIGDPSVPSGVLERGLLLKLRFALDHYVNLRPGKLYPGVKSPLAEPGEVDFVVVREGTEGPYVGNGGSVRTGTPHEIATEVSVNTAFGVERVVRDAFARAQARPRRHLTLVHKHNVLVHAGHLWRRTVEAVNAEFPDVTTDYLHVDAATIFLTTNPSRFDVIVTDNLFGDILTDQAAAITGGIGLAASANINPDRTAPSMFEPVHGSAPDIAGQGKADPTATVLSVSLLLDHLGLTAEAARVEAAVAADLAERGSRVRSTAEVGQDLAARVAD, encoded by the coding sequence ATGACGCGCAACATCGACCTGGCAGTGGTGGCAGGGGACGGCATCGGCACCGAGGTCGTCGAACAGGGCCTCGCGGTCCTCGAGGCGGCCCTGGCCGGCTCCGACGTCAAGGTCGCCACCACCGAGTTCGACCTGGGCGCGCGTCGCTGGCACGCGACGGGCGAGACCCTCGCCGACGGCGACCTGGAGCGGATCCGCGAGCACGACGCGATCCTGCTCGGCGCCATCGGCGACCCCAGCGTCCCCTCGGGCGTGCTGGAGCGCGGTCTCCTGCTCAAGCTGCGCTTCGCGCTCGACCACTACGTCAACCTCCGCCCCGGCAAGCTGTACCCGGGCGTGAAGAGCCCGCTCGCGGAGCCCGGCGAGGTCGACTTCGTCGTGGTCCGCGAGGGCACCGAGGGCCCGTACGTCGGCAACGGTGGCTCGGTCCGCACCGGCACGCCGCACGAGATCGCCACCGAGGTGTCGGTCAACACGGCGTTCGGCGTGGAGCGCGTGGTGCGCGACGCCTTCGCCCGCGCCCAGGCCCGCCCCCGCCGGCACCTCACGCTCGTGCACAAGCACAACGTGCTGGTCCACGCCGGTCACCTGTGGCGTCGCACCGTCGAGGCCGTCAACGCCGAGTTCCCGGACGTCACGACGGACTACCTGCACGTCGACGCCGCCACGATCTTCCTCACGACGAACCCGTCGCGCTTCGACGTCATCGTGACGGACAACCTCTTCGGCGACATCCTCACCGACCAGGCCGCCGCGATCACCGGTGGCATCGGCCTCGCCGCGTCCGCGAACATCAACCCGGACCGCACCGCGCCGTCGATGTTCGAGCCGGTGCACGGCTCGGCCCCCGACATCGCGGGCCAGGGCAAGGCCGACCCGACCGCCACGGTGCTGTCGGTCTCCCTGCTGCTCGACCACCTCGGCCTCACCGCCGAGGCGGCGCGCGTCGAGGCCGCGGTCGCGGCCGACCTCGCCGAGCGCGGGAGCCGAGTACGGTCGACGGCCGAGGTCGGGCAGGATCTCGCTGCCCGCGTCGCCGACTGA
- a CDS encoding VOC family protein — MTLRWYSTVVESTDPRALAAWWAEALGWDMVYAADDEVVLVPPWARELSEQLEFHRVPPGMVFVRVEHEKSGKNRLHWDFAPHTSDDRDAEIERLVGLGARVIDVGQPPEATWTVLADPDGNEFCVLSSREM; from the coding sequence ATGACCCTGCGCTGGTACTCGACGGTGGTGGAGTCCACCGACCCTCGTGCGCTCGCGGCCTGGTGGGCCGAGGCGCTCGGCTGGGACATGGTCTACGCGGCCGACGACGAGGTCGTCCTCGTGCCGCCGTGGGCGCGTGAGCTCTCCGAGCAGCTGGAGTTCCACCGGGTGCCGCCGGGCATGGTGTTCGTCCGGGTGGAGCACGAGAAGTCGGGCAAGAACCGGCTGCACTGGGACTTCGCGCCGCACACGAGCGACGACCGGGACGCCGAGATCGAGCGGCTGGTCGGTCTGGGCGCCCGGGTGATCGACGTGGGGCAGCCGCCCGAGGCCACGTGGACGGTGCTGGCGGACCCGGACGGCAACGAGTTCTGCGTGCTGTCGTCGCGGGAGATGTGA
- a CDS encoding ASCH domain-containing protein: MTDDVTSGDAPQEPQGQLDDVQQAELITAFWESARPKAGRTSHGGAVGERSENVVPPPAWAFGDSPVLADELLGLVLAGTKTATASALWEFEAAAEPLPRKGDLSIVLDGAGSPRALIRTDAVETVPFDEVTAEHARREGEDDLTLESWRAGHEAYWRRTLEATGHAFDRSMPVVCERFTVLYAE; the protein is encoded by the coding sequence ATGACTGACGACGTGACCTCGGGCGATGCCCCGCAGGAGCCGCAGGGCCAGCTCGACGACGTGCAGCAGGCGGAGCTGATCACCGCGTTCTGGGAGTCGGCGCGGCCGAAGGCCGGTCGCACGAGCCACGGCGGTGCGGTGGGGGAGCGGTCGGAGAACGTGGTGCCGCCGCCGGCGTGGGCGTTCGGCGACTCGCCGGTGCTCGCGGACGAGCTGCTCGGGCTGGTGCTCGCCGGGACGAAGACGGCGACGGCGAGCGCGCTGTGGGAGTTCGAGGCCGCGGCCGAGCCGCTGCCGCGCAAGGGCGACCTGTCGATCGTGCTGGACGGCGCCGGTTCGCCGCGGGCGCTGATCCGCACGGACGCCGTGGAGACGGTGCCGTTCGACGAGGTCACGGCGGAGCACGCGCGCCGTGAGGGGGAGGACGACCTCACCCTGGAGTCGTGGCGTGCGGGGCACGAGGCGTACTGGCGGCGCACCCTGGAGGCCACCGGTCACGCGTTCGACCGGTCGATGCCGGTCGTCTGCGAGCGGTTCACGGTCCTGTACGCGGAGTAG
- a CDS encoding NUDIX hydrolase yields the protein MRLRVAAYAVVIDDGQVLLPHWRQSGYGSGWTLPGGGIDPGEHPADAAVREVWEETGYDVELDDLLGIDSIVLPPAGDLSDGAHGLRIVYRAHVVGGSLRAEVGGSTDDVAWHRLEEVAALDRAELVDAGLAMAGVTLRRP from the coding sequence ATGCGACTTCGCGTGGCGGCCTACGCCGTCGTGATCGACGACGGACAGGTGCTGCTCCCCCACTGGCGGCAGAGCGGTTACGGATCCGGGTGGACCCTGCCCGGGGGCGGCATCGACCCCGGGGAGCACCCGGCGGACGCCGCGGTGCGGGAGGTGTGGGAGGAGACGGGGTACGACGTCGAGCTCGACGACCTGCTCGGCATCGACAGCATCGTGCTGCCACCCGCGGGCGACCTCTCCGACGGCGCCCACGGGCTGCGGATCGTCTACCGCGCCCACGTGGTGGGCGGGTCGCTGCGAGCCGAGGTCGGCGGGTCGACCGACGACGTCGCGTGGCACCGTCTCGAGGAGGTCGCCGCACTCGATCGCGCGGAGCTGGTGGACGCGGGCCTGGCGATGGCCGGCGTGACACTGCGTCGGCCCTGA
- the ilvC gene encoding ketol-acid reductoisomerase, giving the protein MAEMFYEDAADLSIIQSKKVAVIGYGSQGHAHALNLRDSGVDVRIGLREGSPSAAKATDAGLRVLTVADAVKEADVVVILAPDQNQRDLYRDQIAPNLNEGAALVFGHGFNIRFGYIKPEANHDILMVAPKGPGHLVRREYVDGRGVPVIVAVEQDASGSAWDLALSYAAGIGGLRAGGIKTTFTEETETDLFGEQAVLCGGASQLVQYGFEVLTEAGYQPEVAYFEVLHELKLIVDLMVEGGIAKQRWSVSDTAEYGDYVSGPRVISPEVKENMKAVLADIQSGAFAERFIADQDAGAPEFKELRAKGEAHPIETTGRELRKMFAWIKPADSDYTEGSAAR; this is encoded by the coding sequence GTGGCTGAGATGTTCTACGAGGACGCCGCCGACCTGTCCATCATCCAGAGCAAGAAGGTCGCCGTCATCGGTTACGGCAGCCAGGGCCACGCCCACGCGCTCAACCTGCGCGACTCCGGCGTCGACGTCCGCATCGGCCTCCGCGAGGGCTCGCCGTCCGCCGCCAAGGCGACCGACGCCGGCCTGCGCGTGCTCACCGTCGCCGACGCGGTCAAGGAGGCCGACGTCGTCGTCATCCTCGCGCCGGACCAGAACCAGCGCGACCTCTACCGCGACCAGATCGCCCCGAACCTCAACGAGGGTGCGGCGCTCGTCTTCGGCCACGGCTTCAACATCCGCTTCGGCTACATCAAGCCCGAGGCGAACCACGACATCCTCATGGTCGCCCCCAAGGGCCCGGGCCACCTCGTGCGCCGCGAGTACGTCGACGGCCGCGGCGTGCCCGTGATCGTCGCCGTGGAGCAGGACGCCTCCGGCTCCGCCTGGGACCTCGCCCTGTCGTACGCGGCCGGCATCGGCGGCCTGCGCGCCGGCGGCATCAAGACCACCTTCACCGAGGAGACCGAGACCGACCTGTTCGGCGAGCAGGCCGTCCTCTGCGGTGGCGCCTCCCAGCTCGTCCAGTACGGCTTCGAGGTCCTCACCGAGGCCGGCTACCAGCCCGAGGTCGCCTACTTCGAGGTCCTGCACGAGCTCAAGCTCATCGTCGACCTCATGGTCGAGGGCGGCATCGCCAAGCAGCGCTGGTCCGTCTCCGACACCGCCGAGTACGGCGACTACGTCTCCGGCCCGCGCGTCATCTCGCCCGAGGTCAAGGAGAACATGAAGGCCGTGCTCGCGGACATCCAGTCGGGTGCCTTCGCCGAGCGCTTCATCGCCGACCAGGACGCCGGCGCCCCGGAGTTCAAGGAGCTCCGTGCCAAGGGCGAGGCGCACCCCATCGAGACCACCGGTCGCGAGCTCCGCAAGATGTTCGCGTGGATCAAGCCCGCTGACTCCGACTACACGGAGGGCAGCGCCGCTCGCTGA
- the ilvN gene encoding acetolactate synthase small subunit yields the protein MSRHTLSVLVENKPGVLTRVAGLFARRAFNIHSLAVGPTEHEEISRITVVVDVDEHPLEQVTKQLNKLIHVIKIVELDPESSVQRELLLVKVRADAATRSGVLEVVELFRANVVDVVPDTVVIEATGTRAKLDALLGALEPYGVREIVKSGTLAVGRGSRSITDRALERVRSA from the coding sequence ATGTCCCGCCACACCCTGTCCGTCCTGGTCGAGAACAAGCCGGGCGTGCTCACGCGGGTCGCCGGCCTGTTCGCCCGCCGGGCGTTCAACATCCACTCCCTCGCGGTCGGGCCGACCGAGCACGAGGAGATCTCCCGCATCACCGTCGTCGTGGACGTCGACGAGCACCCGCTCGAGCAGGTGACCAAGCAGCTCAACAAGCTGATCCACGTCATCAAGATCGTCGAGCTCGACCCCGAGTCGTCCGTGCAGCGCGAGCTGCTGCTCGTCAAGGTGCGGGCCGACGCCGCCACCCGGTCGGGCGTGCTGGAGGTCGTCGAGCTGTTCCGCGCGAACGTCGTCGACGTCGTCCCCGACACCGTCGTCATCGAGGCGACGGGCACCCGGGCCAAGCTGGACGCGCTGCTCGGCGCGCTCGAGCCCTACGGCGTCCGCGAGATCGTCAAGTCCGGGACCCTCGCCGTCGGGCGCGGGTCGCGATCCATCACCGACCGGGCGCTGGAGCGGGTCCGCAGCGCCTGA
- a CDS encoding acetolactate synthase large subunit produces MGQPNPTPAQVAARTAPRGVEQSVGEPVTGAESIVRSLESVGVDTVFGIPGGAILPTYDPLMDSKSVRHILVRHEQGGGHAASGYAHATGRVGVTMATSGPGATNLVTPIADANMDSIPMVAITGQVGESLIGTDGFQEADIVGITMPITKHSYLVTDPAEIPRTIAEAFHIASTGRPGPVLVDIAKSAMQASTTFSWPQELSLPGYHPVTKPHAKQIREAAKLLASARRPVLYVGGGVIRAGAAPVLRKLVDLSGAAVVTTLMARGAVPDSHPQHLGMPGMHGTVPAVAALQKADLVVALGARFDDRVTGKLSSFAPHAAIVHADIDPAEIGKNRAVDVPIVGDLREVISDLLPALEAEQGVVGKPDVEAWWRQIDTWRETYPLGYSATADGHLAPQHVISRLGEIAGPDAIYVSGVGQHQMWAAQFIRYERPNTWINSGGLGTMGYSIPAAMGAKVGEPDRTVWAIDGDGCFQMTNQELATCTINDIPIKVALVNNSSLGMVRQWQTLFYNERYSNTDLHTGHGTVRVPDFVKLADAYGCVGIRVEHANEVDDAIKRANEIDDVPVVVDFTVSRDAMVWPMVAAGVSNDDIQYARGISPAWDRED; encoded by the coding sequence ATGGGTCAGCCGAACCCGACACCAGCCCAGGTGGCAGCGCGCACCGCACCGCGCGGTGTCGAGCAGTCCGTGGGCGAGCCCGTCACCGGCGCGGAGTCGATCGTCCGCTCCCTCGAGTCCGTCGGCGTCGACACCGTCTTCGGCATCCCCGGCGGCGCGATCCTGCCCACGTACGACCCCCTGATGGACTCGAAGTCGGTCCGGCACATCCTCGTCCGCCACGAGCAGGGCGGCGGCCACGCCGCGTCCGGCTACGCCCACGCGACCGGCCGCGTCGGCGTCACCATGGCGACCTCCGGCCCCGGCGCCACCAACCTCGTGACGCCCATCGCGGACGCCAACATGGACTCCATCCCCATGGTCGCCATCACCGGCCAGGTCGGCGAGTCCCTCATCGGCACCGACGGCTTCCAGGAGGCCGACATCGTCGGCATCACGATGCCGATCACCAAGCACTCCTACCTGGTGACCGACCCCGCCGAGATCCCGCGCACCATCGCCGAGGCGTTCCACATCGCCTCCACCGGCCGGCCCGGCCCCGTGCTCGTCGACATCGCGAAGTCCGCCATGCAGGCCAGCACCACGTTCTCCTGGCCGCAGGAGCTGTCGCTGCCCGGCTACCACCCCGTGACCAAGCCGCACGCCAAGCAGATCCGCGAGGCCGCCAAGCTGCTGGCCTCCGCCCGGCGCCCCGTGCTGTACGTCGGCGGCGGCGTCATCCGCGCCGGCGCGGCCCCCGTCCTGCGCAAGCTCGTCGACCTGTCGGGCGCCGCCGTCGTCACCACCCTCATGGCCCGCGGCGCCGTGCCCGACTCCCACCCCCAGCACCTCGGCATGCCCGGCATGCACGGCACCGTCCCCGCCGTCGCCGCCCTGCAGAAGGCCGACCTCGTCGTCGCCCTCGGCGCCCGCTTCGACGACCGCGTCACCGGCAAGCTGTCCAGCTTCGCCCCCCACGCCGCGATCGTGCACGCCGACATCGACCCCGCCGAGATCGGCAAGAACCGCGCCGTCGACGTGCCCATCGTCGGCGACCTCCGCGAGGTCATCAGCGACCTCCTGCCCGCCCTCGAGGCCGAGCAGGGAGTCGTCGGCAAGCCCGACGTCGAGGCCTGGTGGCGGCAGATCGACACGTGGCGCGAGACCTACCCGCTCGGCTACAGCGCCACCGCCGACGGCCACCTCGCCCCCCAGCACGTCATCTCCCGCCTCGGCGAGATCGCCGGCCCCGACGCCATCTACGTCTCCGGCGTCGGCCAGCACCAGATGTGGGCCGCGCAGTTCATCCGCTACGAGCGACCCAACACCTGGATCAACTCCGGCGGCCTGGGCACCATGGGCTACTCCATCCCCGCGGCCATGGGTGCCAAGGTCGGCGAGCCCGACCGCACCGTCTGGGCGATCGACGGCGACGGCTGCTTCCAGATGACCAACCAGGAGCTCGCCACCTGCACGATCAACGACATCCCCATCAAGGTGGCGCTGGTCAACAACAGCTCGCTCGGCATGGTCCGGCAGTGGCAGACCCTCTTCTACAACGAGCGGTACTCCAACACCGACCTGCACACCGGCCACGGCACCGTGCGCGTCCCCGACTTCGTCAAGCTCGCCGACGCCTACGGCTGCGTCGGCATCCGCGTCGAGCACGCGAACGAGGTCGACGACGCCATCAAGCGCGCGAACGAGATCGACGACGTCCCGGTCGTCGTCGACTTCACCGTGTCCCGCGACGCCATGGTGTGGCCCATGGTCGCCGCCGGCGTGAGCAACGACGACATCCAGTACGCGCGGGGCATCTCGCCCGCCTGGGACCGAGAGGACTGA